Below is a genomic region from Syntrophales bacterium.
CTTTCCGTCATGACGCGGCAACTCGCGACGCTGATCGGGGCGGGGCTGCCCCTGGTGCCTTCCCTTTCGGCGCTGGCGCCCCAGATACGAAATCAGCTTCTGCGCTCGACAATCGTCCGCATCCGCGAAGAGGTCAATGAGGGGAACAGCCTGACCGGCGCCCTGTCCCACTTTCCCAAGATATTCCCGCCGTTTTACCTCAACATGGTGCGCGCGGGCGAGGCGTCGGGGACGCTCAATTTGGTTCTGGAGCGGTTGGCCGATTTTCAGGAAAATCAGCAGGAGATGAGAACCAAGATCCGCACTGCGCTGGCCTATCCGCTTTTCATGTTTTTCATCGGCAGCGGGGTTTTGCTTTTTCTGGTGACCTTTGTCGTTCCAAATATCACGAATATTTTCAGTGAGATGCATCAGACGCTGCCGGCGATAACCGTTTTTCTGATCGTGGTCAGCGGGTTTCTGAAATCATTCTGGTGGATAATCGCCCTGGTTGTCGGCGCCGGGATTGTCGGCTTGCGCTCCTCGATCAAAAAGACGGAAGCGGGGCGCAATTTCTGGGACCGGCTGAAGCTGAATTTTCCCCTTTTCGGCGGTCTCAACCGCAAGGTTGCCGTCGCACGTTTCAGCCGCACGCTGGGGACGCTCCTCCAGAGCAGCGTCCCGCTTTTGTCGGCGCTCGAAATAGCCAGAAACGTCGTTGACAATCGTCTAATCGCCAACGAGATCAAAAGGGTGGCGAAGGATGTCGAAGAGGGGCAGAGCCTTTCCGTTCCGCTTGCCAAGAACCAGTTTTTTCCCCCGATCGCCGTCGAGATGATTGCCGTCGGCGAGCAGAGCGGCAATGTCGAGAAGATGCTATTCAAGGTTGCCGACGCCTACGAGAAAGAGGTGGAGGCCAATATCGTCATGATCACGTCGCTTCTGGAGCCGGCGATGATCCTCGCGATGGGCGCCGTGGTGGGGTTCATCGTGATTTCGATCCTGCTGCCCATCTTTGAGATGAACCAGTTGGTGCGTTAAGCGGCGAACGGAGCGCGTCCGCAGGTCTCAAAAGTTATGCGCTGTAAGACACGGATATTGTTAGTATAAATTCTATTTTCATATAAACCCCCATGCCCGGGGGGCACAACCAAGTATGAAAATCCCCCCTTGCCCCCCTTTGGCAAAGGGGGGATGGGGGGATTTTCGAATAGAGAGGAAATGAAAATGAGAAAAGAAAGACGCAATCAACGAGGGTTTACCCTCATCGAACTGATGGTCGTGATCGTCATCCTCGGCATCCTGGCGGGGCTGATTGTTCCCCGGATTATGGGACGGCCGGACGAGGCGAGGCAGGCGAAGGCGAGAATCCAGATTGAGAGTCTCGAAACAGCCCTGAAACTGTACAAATTAGACACCGGAAACTACCCGACGACGGAGCAGGGGCTGCAAGCCCTGGTGGAGCCGCCGGCGGTCGGCGCCCAGGCTGGCAACTGGCGTCAGGGCGGGTATCTGGAAAAGGGAAAGGTGCCGAAGGATCCCTGGGATTACGACTTTATCTATCTTTGCCCCGGGGTCCACGGGGATTACGATCTGAGTTGTCGCGGCGCCGATGGAGAGCCTGGCGGGGAGGGGAAGAATCGGGACATCAATAGTTGGGAAACCGAAGGTTAATGTTCATAGCATGACCGACCGGGGCTATACGCTGATAGAACTGTCTGTGGTCGTCCTGTTGATCGGGATGATGCTGCTCGTCGCTGTGCCGCGCGTCCGGGATGCCGTCCTTTCCGACGACCTGAAGGCGGCTACGCGCCGGCTCGTTGGCGCGGCCCGCGAGCTGAAAAATGAGTCGATTCGCGAGCAGGTTGACTATATCCTGCATCTGGATCTTGCCCATCCAGGGTTTTGGGTTTACAGCGCCGACACCACGCCGGAAAAACTGGCTGAAATCCGTAAAAAGGCGTCCCCTTTTGCCGATGGGTTGAAAATAACCGACTTCATTCGGCCCGGTGAGGAAAAACAAACAGAGGGAGACGCCGAAATCCGCTTTCATCGCCAGGGGTATGTTGACCCGGCGGTTATTCATCTTAAAAAAAATGATCGGGAGTTCACCGTTGTTTTCCAGCCGTTTCTTAATACGGTGACTGTTTATGAAAAATATGTCGATTATACATTTGCTGAAGAAGGACAGACTTTCGGTCGGTAAGCCCGGCGCTTTATTACGGAAGCGTGGGTTTACGCTCCTGGAGGTGATGATCGCGATGGCGATTCTGGCGATCGCCTTGGTCGCGGTTTACCGGTCGCAGTCGCAGAGCATTTTGATGGCGGGAGATTCGCGTTTTCTCACCACGGCAGCGCTGCTCGCCCAGGGCAGAATGGTACAGTTAGACGCCCTCGGGAGCAGGGCCGAAAGCGGCGATTTCGGGGAAGAATTTCCCGATTATAAATGGCAGGTGACGATAGAAGATACGGAAATTAAACTCATCAAAAAGTTTGTTGTGACCGTGGTCAACAGCCGGCTGGCCAAACGCAACGCATACCGATTGATTCTCTACAAGGTGTTGATTTAGTGAGAGAAAATGGTTTTACGCTTATCGAGATTCTGCTCGCCATTTTAATCCTCGGGATCGTTATGACCACCGTTTATGCCTCCTATACGGGCACCTTCCGCATCATCGCGGAAACGAAGAAGGATGCCGAGCTTTACGGCATGGCGCGGGCTGCCTTGGAGCGCATGACGAGGGATCTGGAAGCGGTTTCTCCCTGGAAAAGGGCTTTCCCCTTTTCTGCCAAGCAGTATTTCTTGGGGGACAACGAGTTTACCGGCATGATTTTCCGCTCCGCCGCCCACGTCGTCTTCGGGAAGGAGGAGCAGGCAGGCGGGGTCGCCGTTATAGAGTACAGTGTTGAAGAAGAGAAAGAAGGCGAAGGGTTTGCCCTCTATCGCAGCGATTCGTTGAGCCGTGATCTGGGGGAGGAGGCGCCGCCCCCCCGGAGGTTTCTTTTGTGCGACCGGATTGCCGGCCTGACCTGCATTTTTTTTGACGACAAGGGGAAGGAATACGAAACATGGGATTCCGAAGCGGGCGAAGAAAGTCAGAGGAAGAAGGCCCCGACGATCGTCGAAATCCGCCTGTTTCTGGTAAATCCCAAAAATCCGGACCACCCCTATCCGTTCATGACACGGGTATATCTGCCCGTAACTGCGGTCCGATGATGCAAAGCGATGGAAGCATGACCAATCAACGGGGCATAGCCCTGATCGTTGTAATTCTGATGATCAGCATCATCGTGGCGCTGACGATTCAGTTGAATCGCGATATGCGCTCAGAGGTTTATGAGGCGGCCAATCTGAGCGATCAGGCGCAGTTGCGATATGTGGCAGAATCCGTCCTTTATGCCGGAGAGGCGGTTCTTTTGAATGACAGGAACCAGTATGACGCCCTTACAGAGGATTGGGCGAATACCGAAATGTTCTCCCTGAGAGCGGCGGAATTTTTCGACAAAGCCTCGTTCAAACTGACGATAGAAGACATCGGCGGCAGAATTCCGATAAACCTGCTGGTGAGCGGCAACGCCTACAATGTTCCCATCCGGGAGATGCTGCTGCGCCTGCTGACCGGTTCCTATTTCCGCCTGGAGGAGGGAGCGGCAGAGGAAGTCACCGACGCCATCAAGGACTGGATCGATGCGGACAGCGAGACAACCGACAGGGGCGTGGAGAGTCGGGTGAAAAATGCTCCTCTTGATTGCATTGAAGAATTAATGATGATAAAGGGGGTCTCCCGTGAGCTGTTTTACGGGTCGGAGCGGTTTTACGGCCTCGTCAACTGTTTGACCGTGTTCGGCGACGGGAAGATCAACATCAATACCGCGCCCAAGCCGGTGCTGCTGGCGCTGTCGGCGCAGATGACAAGCGAGGCGGTGGAGGCGCTGGACCGGTATCGCCACGACCCGAAAAACTCCGTCGCCAATCCCGGCTGGTATAGTGGAGTTCCGGAAGCGTCCGGCGCTAATATCCCGGCGGGAAGCATAACGGTTAAAAGCGACAACTTTCAGATTAAGGCGATGGGCGTGCAGGGAAGAATGACAAAGCAGATTATCGCGATAGTTAACAGGGATGCGGGCAGAACAAAGGTTGCAGCCCTGGCCTGGAGAGTGGAGTAATGCCGGAAAAATTTTTGGGTCTTGATATTGGCGCTGGGAGCGTCAAGGCGGTGTTGCTCAACCGGGGGTTCCGGGGCGGAGGCGAAATAGCGGGCTTTTGCCGCATCGGGATTGCCGAGGCCGGCGGGATTGCCGAGGCCCTGGAGCAGCTTTTTTCCGACCAGGCCTTTGACGGCGCGATCTGTGTATCGACTCTTCCCGCGGCTCTTTTTTCATTTCGCAATATCCAATTGCCGTTTCGCGACGAACGGAAGATCAGGCAAACATTGGCCTTTGCGGTAGAGCCGTTCATCCAGCAGTCCCTTGACGCCGTCTTGATTGACTATACGTTTGCGGAACGGGCAAAACAGTCCAAATTGTTTACCGCGATTGCCGAAAGGGCTCTGATCGACGACCGCCGCAAGCTTCTATCCCCATACGTCCACGAAACGGCGGTGCTCGATATTGACGCTGTTCCGCTTGCTTCCTTTCTTGCCCGGCAGCCTGATTTTCCGACCGGCGCCTTGCTTTTGGATGTCGGCCTTCAGGATACGACGGCTGTTTTTTTCGGCAAGACGGGCGTTTTTCATATTCGTCATTTTTATTTCGGCGGCCAGAAAATGACAGAGGCCATTGCCAAGTCCTGCGGAATGAATGCGGAAGCTGCGGAAGAAATTAAGATAAAAGGGGAATTTACCGAAGAGGGACTTGAGGCGCTCTCAAAGGTTCTTCAACCATTTTTTACCGAGCTGAAAAATACCATCGCCTTTTTGCAGCAGAAGGGCCAGATTCCCGAATTTCCCACCCAAATAATCCTGACTGGAGGCGGTTCCCAAGCGCCTGGCATTGCCGAAGGGTTGTCCCGTTTACTGGAAATTCCCGTCGAAAAAACCGATTTGCTGGCAGAGGGGGGCTTCGGAATCGATGCAGATCTCCGTTCTTCCTGGGATGCGGCCGTTATGGATCAGGCCCTGGCCCTGGCGGCCAGACCCCTCGGCAAGGGAACGGGCTTCAACTTCCTGAAACGCGAGCAGGAAACGCGGGCGGGGTCGGGAGACCTGCGCGGCATCCTGAAAAAAACAGCGATCGCGGCCGGGGTGATCATCCTCCTGGCCGGCCTTGAGTTCGGGCTGGGAGATTACGCCCTGCGCCTCCAGCTCTCCCGTCTCAAGAAGGATGTGCTCACCGAGTTCAAGAAGATAGACCCCGAGGCAACCAGGATTGTCGATCCGGTTGTGCAACTCCGGGGCAAGATCGCCGAGGCAAAAAAGCTGATGGCCGGCATCGGCGATGTGTCGTCGGCTGCGGCGCTTGATATCTTCAGAGACGTTTCGGTCTCGGCCCAGCCGGAGATTACGCTTTCCTCGTTTTCCATAGAGGGAAACGAGGTTGTTTTGAAGGGAGAGGCCCCAAATTTCGACGCGATGGAGGCGTTCAAAAAGAAGCTGGAAGGCTCAAAATACGTAAAGACGGTGACGGTTGGTTCCACCAGCCTGCTGAAGAGGGAAAAAGGGGTGGAGTTTAATCTCAAGGTGGTCCGAAAAAGATGAAGCAGTTCTGGGAGCAGTTGACAAAAAGTCAGAAGCGGGCCCTGACGATTGGGCTAATCTTCGTTGCGGGGGCTGTGTTCATGCAGTTTGCCGTTTTCCCCTGGATAGACGCGCGCCAGAGGGTGCAGACGTCGATCGTGACCAACGAAAAGACCCTCCGGGAGCTGGCGACGCTTGGTCGGGAGTATGCTGTTCTCAGGCGTTCTTCAGAGGCAATAAAAGGCGTTGTCGAAAGGCGATTGCCCGGATTCGCCCTCTTTTCCTATCTGGAAAGAAAGGCTAATGAAAACGGACTGAAGGCGCACATAAAATCGATCAACCCGCTGAAGCCGACCGCGGTGGGCGCCTACGAGGAAACTGCCGTGGAAATAAAGGTTGAGAATTTGACGAGCAAACAACTGACCGATTTTTTATATAATGTGGAATCGCCGGAACAGATGGTGAGGATACGGCGGCTGTCGATCGGCAAGATGAAGGAGGCGCCGGAATATCTGGTCGCGGAGATCCAGGTTTATACCTATCAGAACCCGAGCGGGGAGGGACGCGCCCGATGAAGCTCTTCAAAATCAACCGGGCCTTTTTCGGATACGTACTGGCAGGCGTCCTGATGCTGTTTATTTTCCTATACTTGCGTTTTCCGGGCGATGCCGTAAAAAATTATCTGAAGGCATCCGCGGCGTCCCGCTACCCGGAGTTGCTCTTTGTCCTCGACTCCATTGGGCCAACGATTCCGCCCGGCATGGCGCTGGAAAATCTTACCATCGGTTTTCGCGGCCGTCCCGAGGCGACTCTGCATGTTAATCGCCTGGCGTTTGCCCCCGGCTGGCTTTCCGTGATTCAGGGGAAGGTTGCGGCTGCGGCGACGGCGACCCTGTACGGGGGCGAGATCAAGGGCAGCGGGGAGTTGGCGAAGGCCTTTTCGCTGCGTGGTCCGTTTTCGTCAACTGTGCGGTTTGAAGGGCTGCGGTTGGAAAAGTGTTTGTTGCTTCAGGAGTCTCTTGCCCGTCAGGTTTCCGGAACCATGAAGGGTTCTTTTGCGGCGACCGGCGAGACCGGGCCGCTGAAGAACGTCGCCGGCAAGCTGGAGGCAACGCTGACAAACGGAAGCTACCAGCTCTTAGAGAATGTTGCGGGATTTGACAAAATCGCTTTCAGCCGGATTGACCTGAAAATGGAGATGAAGAGCGGCGCGCTGAAAATAACCAATCTGACGGTAAACGGCGACAAACTTCGCATCACGCTGAAGGGAAACATCCTGCTCGCCGCCGATTTGCAAGAAAGCCGGCTGGATTTGACCGGTTCGGTCGAGCTGCAAGGGGCCGGCGGCCGGCGGATGCCGATGACGATCGGCGGCGTATGGGGCAATCCCACGGTGAAGCTGATGTAAAATGAGGAATAAAATGGAGGGACGCGCTTAAGTCGCGTCCGCAGCTATCAGTAGATAATTTTCGTTACTTTTAAGGGATTTGCAGACGTGGACTGGGCGCATTATTTTCGTTTTTCACTTTCCGACTTCCAGGGGTTTTTCTCCCGGCGGACGATTATTTTGACATTGATGGCCGTTTTGCTCTATCAGACGTCCGGTGTATTTTACCAGGCCCTGACGCTCCAGTTGCTCCGCATGACGCCGCCCCCCGCTCTGGAAATCAGGGCGCCCGCAACGGCTGCAGCGCTTCGCGAGCCGCTGGATGCTTATAACGCTATCCCCGAAAGAAATATTTTTGGCACAACGGCCGAGACTATCGAGGAAAAGCAGGCGAAAAACAAGCCGGCGCAGCCGCAGCAGGATATAGCCCTGCTTTTCGATCTGCGGGGCACGGTCGCCGGCGACGCGAAGCACGGTTTTGCGGTAATCGAAGAAAAAAGCGCGCATAAACAGAGGCTGGTCAAGATCGGCGATGTAATTTCCGGCGCCAGGGTTATCCGGATCAAAAGAAACGCGCTTGACGTGCTGGTCAACGACCAGGAACGGACGTTGAAGATGGCCGATAAAACCGAGGCGCCGGTTCTGCCTGGGGCCGAGGCAAAAGCGCTTCCCGCTTTGCCAGTGGCGCCGGGCGGGGGAACGGTCATCAACCGCAGCGAGATTTCCGCGGCTCTGGCCGACATGGGGAGCTTGCTCCGCCAAGCGCAGGTTCGCCCCTACTTTAAGGGTGGGGTTGCCGACGGCTTCATGATAACCAATATTCAGCCCGGCAGCATGTACCAGCGGATGGGAATCGTCAACGGGGACATTCTCCAGGGGATTGACGGCAACAGAATCCAGACGGCGGATGACATGATCTCGTTCCTCAATACGCTGAAGGGAGCTTCGGGAGCGGTCCTTTCGCTGCAGCGCGGCGGGAAGCCGCAGACGCTGAACTACCAGTTCCGGTAAGGAAACGGCGCTGCGCCGATTATTGAGAGGGCAAGAGGGGTTAAGAGGAGGAGAACGCCACTGTTTTGGGGTTTTAAATAATGTACGAGGCATACTTCGGGCTGAAGGAAAACCCGTTTACCCTCTCTCCGGATCCGCGCTACCTGTATCTGAGCCCGCGGCATCGGGAGGCGCTCAACTGCCTGCTTTACGGGATACATGAGAAAAAGGGGTTCATGGCGCTTACCGGGGGGATAGGGACTGGAAAAACAACCCTTTGCCGGTTTATGCTTTCGGAATTGGGCGATTCAGTAGCGACGGCGCTGATCTTCAATCCGGCCCTCTCCGATCTCGAACTCCTCAAAACGGTTAACCAGGAGTTTGGAATAAAAATCGGGAGCGGCAGAGGAACAAAGAAAAGATATATAGACGCGCTCAACGATTTCCTGCTGGCAAATTTTTCCCGTGGGAAAAACGCCGTCCTGATCATCGATGAGGCGCAGAATTTGCCCCGCGAGACGCTGGAACAGGTCAGAATGCTGTCGAATCTGGAGACGGCCAGCGAAAAACTGCTGCAGATTGTGCTTTTGGGGCAGCCGGAGTTGCAGGAGATGCTATCGTTGCCGTCGCTTCGCCAGTTGAACGAGCGGATAACCGTCCGTTACGACCTGAAGCCGCTGGGCAGAAAGGATGTGCGCGGTTACCTGGAGCATCGGCTTGCCGCCGCCTCCGGGAACCTCGATAAGTTGTTTTCGCCGGCGAGTTATGGCTATATTTACCGAGCCTCCGAGGGAATACCGAGGCGAATCAACGCGATCTGCGACCGGGCGCTGTTGGTTGCCTATAGCAGGGATAAACGCACGGTCGATCGGCGCATCGTCCGGGCGGCGATTCGCGACCTCGGCGCCGGTTACCTGGCCCGGACATCCGGACAGAAGACGCGGCTGCGGCTGGAAATTGCCGTGGCCCTGCTTCTCTGGGCAATGCTGATTATAATCGGATACTTTCAGTGGCCGTGGTTTTGAGCGTGGGATTTTTTGATGGATCGTCGGGCCATCAAACAGCTTGACGGGGAAGAAAAATGAGTTATATCAACGAGGCGCTCCGCAAGGCGCAAACAGAAA
It encodes:
- the gspM gene encoding type II secretion system protein GspM, producing the protein MKQFWEQLTKSQKRALTIGLIFVAGAVFMQFAVFPWIDARQRVQTSIVTNEKTLRELATLGREYAVLRRSSEAIKGVVERRLPGFALFSYLERKANENGLKAHIKSINPLKPTAVGAYEETAVEIKVENLTSKQLTDFLYNVESPEQMVRIRRLSIGKMKEAPEYLVAEIQVYTYQNPSGEGRAR
- a CDS encoding prepilin-type N-terminal cleavage/methylation domain-containing protein, which encodes MRENGFTLIEILLAILILGIVMTTVYASYTGTFRIIAETKKDAELYGMARAALERMTRDLEAVSPWKRAFPFSAKQYFLGDNEFTGMIFRSAAHVVFGKEEQAGGVAVIEYSVEEEKEGEGFALYRSDSLSRDLGEEAPPPRRFLLCDRIAGLTCIFFDDKGKEYETWDSEAGEESQRKKAPTIVEIRLFLVNPKNPDHPYPFMTRVYLPVTAVR
- a CDS encoding type II secretion system GspH family protein translates to MTDRGYTLIELSVVVLLIGMMLLVAVPRVRDAVLSDDLKAATRRLVGAARELKNESIREQVDYILHLDLAHPGFWVYSADTTPEKLAEIRKKASPFADGLKITDFIRPGEEKQTEGDAEIRFHRQGYVDPAVIHLKKNDREFTVVFQPFLNTVTVYEKYVDYTFAEEGQTFGR
- the pilM gene encoding pilus assembly protein PilM; translation: MPEKFLGLDIGAGSVKAVLLNRGFRGGGEIAGFCRIGIAEAGGIAEALEQLFSDQAFDGAICVSTLPAALFSFRNIQLPFRDERKIRQTLAFAVEPFIQQSLDAVLIDYTFAERAKQSKLFTAIAERALIDDRRKLLSPYVHETAVLDIDAVPLASFLARQPDFPTGALLLDVGLQDTTAVFFGKTGVFHIRHFYFGGQKMTEAIAKSCGMNAEAAEEIKIKGEFTEEGLEALSKVLQPFFTELKNTIAFLQQKGQIPEFPTQIILTGGGSQAPGIAEGLSRLLEIPVEKTDLLAEGGFGIDADLRSSWDAAVMDQALALAARPLGKGTGFNFLKREQETRAGSGDLRGILKKTAIAAGVIILLAGLEFGLGDYALRLQLSRLKKDVLTEFKKIDPEATRIVDPVVQLRGKIAEAKKLMAGIGDVSSAAALDIFRDVSVSAQPEITLSSFSIEGNEVVLKGEAPNFDAMEAFKKKLEGSKYVKTVTVGSTSLLKREKGVEFNLKVVRKR
- the gspG gene encoding type II secretion system major pseudopilin GspG; protein product: MRKERRNQRGFTLIELMVVIVILGILAGLIVPRIMGRPDEARQAKARIQIESLETALKLYKLDTGNYPTTEQGLQALVEPPAVGAQAGNWRQGGYLEKGKVPKDPWDYDFIYLCPGVHGDYDLSCRGADGEPGGEGKNRDINSWETEG
- a CDS encoding type II secretion system protein GspK, whose amino-acid sequence is MTNQRGIALIVVILMISIIVALTIQLNRDMRSEVYEAANLSDQAQLRYVAESVLYAGEAVLLNDRNQYDALTEDWANTEMFSLRAAEFFDKASFKLTIEDIGGRIPINLLVSGNAYNVPIREMLLRLLTGSYFRLEEGAAEEVTDAIKDWIDADSETTDRGVESRVKNAPLDCIEELMMIKGVSRELFYGSERFYGLVNCLTVFGDGKININTAPKPVLLALSAQMTSEAVEALDRYRHDPKNSVANPGWYSGVPEASGANIPAGSITVKSDNFQIKAMGVQGRMTKQIIAIVNRDAGRTKVAALAWRVE
- the gspN gene encoding type II secretion system protein GspN; the protein is MKLFKINRAFFGYVLAGVLMLFIFLYLRFPGDAVKNYLKASAASRYPELLFVLDSIGPTIPPGMALENLTIGFRGRPEATLHVNRLAFAPGWLSVIQGKVAAAATATLYGGEIKGSGELAKAFSLRGPFSSTVRFEGLRLEKCLLLQESLARQVSGTMKGSFAATGETGPLKNVAGKLEATLTNGSYQLLENVAGFDKIAFSRIDLKMEMKSGALKITNLTVNGDKLRITLKGNILLAADLQESRLDLTGSVELQGAGGRRMPMTIGGVWGNPTVKLM
- a CDS encoding AAA family ATPase is translated as MYEAYFGLKENPFTLSPDPRYLYLSPRHREALNCLLYGIHEKKGFMALTGGIGTGKTTLCRFMLSELGDSVATALIFNPALSDLELLKTVNQEFGIKIGSGRGTKKRYIDALNDFLLANFSRGKNAVLIIDEAQNLPRETLEQVRMLSNLETASEKLLQIVLLGQPELQEMLSLPSLRQLNERITVRYDLKPLGRKDVRGYLEHRLAAASGNLDKLFSPASYGYIYRASEGIPRRINAICDRALLVAYSRDKRTVDRRIVRAAIRDLGAGYLARTSGQKTRLRLEIAVALLLWAMLIIIGYFQWPWF
- a CDS encoding prepilin-type N-terminal cleavage/methylation domain-containing protein translates to MSIIHLLKKDRLSVGKPGALLRKRGFTLLEVMIAMAILAIALVAVYRSQSQSILMAGDSRFLTTAALLAQGRMVQLDALGSRAESGDFGEEFPDYKWQVTIEDTEIKLIKKFVVTVVNSRLAKRNAYRLILYKVLI
- the gspF gene encoding type II secretion system inner membrane protein GspF, with amino-acid sequence MPVYEYTALDVGGRRKSGVVDAGSLAAARQKLRESSVFPVAIGEASGSRNNETTAGKTATGLFQRVGLQELSVMTRQLATLIGAGLPLVPSLSALAPQIRNQLLRSTIVRIREEVNEGNSLTGALSHFPKIFPPFYLNMVRAGEASGTLNLVLERLADFQENQQEMRTKIRTALAYPLFMFFIGSGVLLFLVTFVVPNITNIFSEMHQTLPAITVFLIVVSGFLKSFWWIIALVVGAGIVGLRSSIKKTEAGRNFWDRLKLNFPLFGGLNRKVAVARFSRTLGTLLQSSVPLLSALEIARNVVDNRLIANEIKRVAKDVEEGQSLSVPLAKNQFFPPIAVEMIAVGEQSGNVEKMLFKVADAYEKEVEANIVMITSLLEPAMILAMGAVVGFIVISILLPIFEMNQLVR